The Persephonella sp. KM09-Lau-8 nucleotide sequence CTTCCTTATTGAAGCTTTCAACCATTTTTTTGTCAGCTTTTGTATCTCCTATATAAAAAACAGGATTATCAAACTCAACTTTTTCAAAAAATAGCTTCAATGGATAAGAAGATGGTTTTCTCAAATCTGGCTGAGGTATGTCATCTTCTGTAATTATGTAATCAAAATATTTATACAGGTCAAATTTTTTAAAGGAATAATCAAGGTCTGAAAATGGTCTTCCTGTGATAACCCCTAATATATCCGCTTTTTTTCTGACCCTTTCTAAAACATCATGGGGAAAAATCATTTCTTCCCTTTCTCTATGCTGGTGATAAAAATCTTCAAATACCTGAACAAGCTCTTTATAATCAGGCAGCTCAATTCCTTTCTCCTGAGCATATCTAAACATATCATCAAGGGACTGGCTGAAGGGAGCAAACTCTTTTTTGAACTGGGAAAGGGATAATCCTGATTTTGCATAGAGTATTCCTGCTATTGAGGCATCCCAGTCGTTATTTATATTAAATGAAAACTTTATATTAAGTAGTTCTTCTCTGGGTTTCTCCTCTGCAAAATATTTCACAGTGTCATGAATTGAGTAATGGTAAGATTTTGTAACATCTATCAAAACACCATCAACATCAAATATCACTATCACTGTCTCACCTCGTTAAGAATTTTTTCAAAAATTTCAACAAAATCTACAAGATGATTTAAAGCTTCTGCTATCTGCTGGTAATCCTGTGCGTATTCATGTGTAAGGCTGTTTCTTAAGGCTCTCATCTCAAACCATAGCTCTTCATTGATACTTATTCCCAATTTTTCTGCAAGATTTACAATATCTATAACAGACATATTCTCTACATTTTCACCTTTTAGAAGAAGATAATATCTTATCAGTTTTGCAAGGGTGTCCTGAAATTTCATAAATCTGTATGTCAGCTGGTCTAAAATTCTTAAATACTCTCTTTTACTTAAAATTTTTTCAATGGTTTGTGCCGTAAAAGGATAAAACTGCTGTAATGCTTTTATATCTTCCCTTAGGATTTGCAGGTGTTTTTCCTCTTCATTTAGATACTGGTTAAATCTTTTTTGAATTATTTCTATGTTCACAGTAGAACTCCTTTTTCTACGGCTTCCCTCTCTATATCGCTTTTAATACTATCTGTGATAATCAGGTC carries:
- a CDS encoding HAD-IA family hydrolase — encoded protein: MIVIFDVDGVLIDVTKSYHYSIHDTVKYFAEEKPREELLNIKFSFNINNDWDASIAGILYAKSGLSLSQFKKEFAPFSQSLDDMFRYAQEKGIELPDYKELVQVFEDFYHQHREREEMIFPHDVLERVRKKADILGVITGRPFSDLDYSFKKFDLYKYFDYIITEDDIPQPDLRKPSSYPLKLFFEKVEFDNPVFYIGDTKADKKMVESFNKEENKNVRFILYQNEHNKDLEAEYKIKSPDEICEILNSYDYAQE